The following proteins come from a genomic window of Larimichthys crocea isolate SSNF chromosome XV, L_crocea_2.0, whole genome shotgun sequence:
- the sox18 gene encoding transcription factor Sox-18B, producing MNLTESSLSRETLLHAAGRVSGCPWASRTPSPASDSEIGFDQNLSGDCSSPDGLGTGSMRRTEPRISLTPSSGGQSPDLTQGGGGVSAGMVDGKAVSGEQRIRRPMNAFMVWAKDERKRLALQNPDLHNAVLSKMLGQSWKALSAVDKRPFVEEAERLRVQHLQDHPNYKYRPRRKKTTKKLKRVEPGLLLHSLAQGGASGLGLGPGVSPLGAEGISGGSAYGHPGAHHHHSHHLLPSLGHFRDLQAPGHPELESYGLPTPEMSPLDILEDGGGEPVFFPQHMQEEAGMGGWSGYHHHLHHHNQHYSHNYNHSHHNSIHGATPYSQSSGMSVGPSVSTSMNSSLSPSRSSRVDSRMSSCESNMTSSMSSVTSVLASSVNSRLNPSHTSGHHIALRSPAKCPPPLSDSTSSVSYTQPSISLPESIKSHQPSHQATAPVGYFGQMYGSSAPNAAYYMPSHLGQLSPPPETSPSSCSSSSIVQSTFTPTLHLDHSSPDSSSHLGSSSAEFWSEVDRHEFDQYVNVGRNREEAYGRGGSCGGGLKVLSGRSGSSVGSSMNSNVSSLINRDVNSILNGASACDEGSSPLISALSDASSAVYYSACITG from the exons ATGAATTTAACCGAGTCCAGCTTGTCCAGAGAGACTCTCCTGCATGCCGCCGGACGGGTGTCCGGGTGCCCCTGGGCTTCCAGGACCCCGAGTCCTGCTTCTGATTCTGAAATAGGTTTTGATCAGAACCTCTCCGGGGATTGCAGTTCTCCCGATGGCCTCGGAACGGGGAGCATGAGGAGAACAGAACCGAGGATTTCTCTCACACCCAGTTCAGGAGGACAGAGTCCGGACCTGAcccagggaggaggaggtgtgtcgGCAGGCATGGTCGACGGGAAGGCAGTGAGTGGCGAGCAGAGGATCCGCCGGCCCATGAATGCCTTCATGGTCTGGGCTAAAGATGAGAGGAAGCGACTGGCCCTGCAGAACCCTGACCTGCACAACGCTGTGCTCAGCAAGATGCTCG GTCAGTCATGGAAGGCCTTGAGTGCTGTAGACAAGCGACCGTTTGTGGAGGAAGCAGAACGTCTGCGTGTCCAGCACCTCCAGGATCACCCAAACTACAAGTACAGGCCTCGCCGCAAAAAGACCACCAAAAAACTCAAGAGGGTTGAACCGGGGCTTCTGCTTCACAGCTTAGCTCAAGGTGGGGCATCAGGCCTTGGATTAGGACCTGGTGTCAGCCCCTTAGGTGCAGAAGGTATTTCTGGAGGTTCTGCTTATGGACATCCAGGTGCCCATCACCATCACTCTCACCACTTGCTGCCATCTCTCGGGCACTTCAGGGACCTCCAGGCCCCGGGACACCCAGAGCTGGAGAGCTATGGCCTGCCGACTCCAGAGATGTCCCCTCTGGATATTCTAGAAGACGGAGGTGGGGAACCTGTGTTCTTCCCCCAACATATGCAAGAGGAAGCAGGGATGGGAGGTTGGAGTGgctaccaccaccaccttcaccATCATAACCAACATTACAGCCATAATTACAACCATAGTCACCACAACTCCATCCATGGTGCAACACCATACAGTCAGAGTTCAGGTATGAGTGTTGGTCCCAGTGTAAGCACTAGTATGAATTCCAGTTTGAGTCCTAGTAGAAGTTCCAGAGTTGATTCAAGAATGAGTTCCTGTGAGTCAAACATGACCTCAAGCATGAGCTCTGTCACTTCAGTTTTGGCGAGTTCAGTCAACTCAAGATTAAATCCATCTCACACCTCTGGTCACCACATCGCTTTGAGGAGTCCGGCAAAGTGCCCACCACCTCTATCTGACTCCACCTCCTCTGTTTCCTACACCCAGCCCTCCATCAGCCTGCCCGAGTCGATAAAATCCCATCAACCATCACATCAAGCCACTGCTCCTGTTGGCTACTTCGGCCAAATGTACGGGAGCAGCGCCCCGAATGCTGCATATTACATGCCCTCCCACCTGGGGCAGCTTTCACCTCCACCTGAAacttctccttcttcctgctcatcctcctccatcGTCCAGTCAACCTTTACTCCCACTTTGCACTTAGATCATTCGAGTCCAGACTCCTCCAGCCATTTGGGGTCTTCTTCTGCTGAGTTTTGGTCCGAGGTGGACAGGCATGAATTTGACCAGTATGTAAATGTTGGGAGGAATCGAGAGGAGGCCTACGGACGTGGTGGGAGCTGCGGGGGTGGGTTGAAAGTCCTGAGCGGGCGCAGTGGCAGCAGTGTAGGCAGTAGCATGAATAGCAATGTTAGCAGTCTTATTAACAGGGACGTCAATAGCATTTTAAACGGTGCTAGTGCATGTGATGAAGGGAGCAGCCCTCTTATATCGGCTCTGTCCGATGCTAGCAGTGCTGTCTATTACAGCGCCTGTATCACTGGATGA